The DNA region TGTTTGACCACGGTACAATTCGGTAAATCCGCATTGTGTACAGCTGATCGTAATGAATTTTTTATTTTGTACATCAAAAATTTTGGCAAAATTTCCTCCAGTTGCCTGAAATTGATCAGATACATAATGCATGTTCCCACACTTCTCACAAACATATTGTTGCTTTTCCATTTTTCCCACTCCATCTCTTTGATTTCCAGTGTCACTTAGCAGAAATGACAAGTAGTTCTGCTCTACTT from Enterococcus sp. 9D6_DIV0238 includes:
- a CDS encoding zinc ribbon domain-containing protein; translated protein: MEKQQYVCEKCGNMHYVSDQFQATGGNFAKIFDVQNKKFITISCTQCGFTELYRGQTSDGWNVLDFLMGG